One window of Chryseobacterium sp. JJR-5R genomic DNA carries:
- the dnaE gene encoding DNA polymerase III subunit alpha, with amino-acid sequence MYLVFDTETTGLPKNFNAPLSDSDNWPRMVQIAWQLHDDNGSLIENQDYIIKPEGYDIPFNAARIHGITTKIANEEGRDLEEILNEFAKVLEKVRVVSGHNVEFDYNIVGAEFYRKNIKDHLQEKPKADTMILGTDYCQLGGGRGGRYKSPKLEELYEKLYGHKFDEAHNAAADVNATAQVFFEMMRIGIIPAEVLKTSEDQLAYFKTLHPDPIKPFNIVVRRQVADFNSKKKQVDAGNIDDIDLGRYFNFNNHSVFSTLSATSSINDLIKKASEDRFPAVGMVDLGNMMGAFKFVSAVEGANSDRVKKHKEYLSKKQEAEEKGEPFSEQEPVSEPLIPVVGCEFYISDRYEQKQFTKDDPDRRTQVVLLAKDFNGYKNLAKLSSIGFLKGFYFGVPRISRDVIAQYKEGIIALTSGIHGDIPDAVLNTGEQKGEELFRWWKETFEDDFYVQIQNHKLPEEEHLNDVLLHFADKYNVKILAQNETFYTNKDDSNIQDIVSCIKDGEKLTTPVGKGFGKRRGLATGEYYIKSSDEIKETFLAYPDAFEAYDEFTAKFKPYTLKRDVLLPKFDIPEEFIHAEDDADGGKRGEMAYLTYLTYEGAKKRYVATGITAEIKERLDFELEVIANTGYPGYFLIVQDFCNEARKMGVWVGPGRGSAAGSAVAYCIGITNVDPIKYDLLFERFLNPERVSMPDIDIDFDDEGRDKIIKWVVDKYGKNQVAQIITYSVLGGKSAIKDAGRVLDLPIPDTNNIAKLIPSTPGMNIAKALSKYDKLRPEDQMLVDEMRSVLDSPSDPRHDVLASAKKMEGCIRNTGIHACGVIITPEDVSNLVPVTIAAKDADILVSQFDNSVAESAGLLKMDFLGLRTLTIIKDALKLVKQRHGIDIDPDEIGLEDTKTYQLFKEGRTIGIFQYESPGMQKYMRELKPTVFADLIAMNALYRPGPIKYIPNFINRKHGIEEIVYDLPETEEYLKETYGITVYQEQVMLLSQKLANFTKGEADTLRKAMGKKQIDVLNKMYPKFIEGGRKNNLNEERLEKIWNDWKAFAEYAFNKSHSTCYALIAYQTAFLKANYPAEYMASVMSNNINNTESITMFMEDCKSIGVDVLGPDVNESQYKFSVNEKGQIRFGLGAIKGIGEGPSEAITRERANGRFKNIYDFFERILPSQMNKRVAESLVLAGAFDELDKFHRGQYFDIDMAGRTNLERLIRYGQSFQESRHEMENSLFADFADEVQIEQPKLPPCPEWPNMQKLNKEKEIIGFYLSAHPLDEFRYHFRFMQGQLSKKSVLEKEEEVKPVTDEAPVLEQETPEDAADLVEIVSDELLTGEEIIEEVTKKAEPKGVFQFLNLDEVDAYKEQAFANKQEELFEEKKKDWKTIQKERENGGGGKEYTVAGLITEYVVKDGFRSGEKVAFVTLEDYSGSYSFRLGDRDYMKLKEKLEVQRFVIFKIKFAQVKDGRVFVNVNEVIELQEAFERFAKSISLVMDVMDFRPEDLGFFRKVLEKNQGNQKIKFYIKHMDDDSQVEHLEVQSMKHSVDLNGDLIKEIQLLNKYEFYLN; translated from the coding sequence ATGTATTTAGTTTTTGACACAGAAACCACAGGGTTACCGAAGAATTTCAATGCTCCGCTTTCAGATTCAGACAACTGGCCGAGAATGGTACAGATTGCTTGGCAGCTGCATGATGACAACGGATCATTAATTGAAAATCAGGATTATATTATAAAGCCGGAAGGGTATGACATCCCCTTTAACGCAGCTAGAATTCACGGGATCACTACGAAGATTGCCAATGAAGAAGGGCGTGACCTTGAAGAAATTTTAAATGAATTTGCCAAAGTATTAGAGAAGGTAAGAGTTGTCTCAGGACACAATGTTGAATTTGATTACAATATTGTCGGTGCGGAATTCTACCGTAAAAATATAAAAGACCATCTTCAGGAGAAACCGAAAGCCGATACCATGATCTTAGGGACGGATTACTGCCAGCTGGGAGGTGGCCGCGGCGGAAGGTATAAATCTCCGAAGCTTGAGGAGCTGTACGAAAAACTGTACGGCCATAAATTCGATGAAGCCCACAATGCGGCGGCGGACGTGAATGCCACTGCCCAGGTTTTCTTTGAAATGATGAGAATCGGGATTATTCCTGCCGAGGTTTTGAAAACTTCGGAAGATCAGCTGGCGTATTTCAAAACGCTGCATCCGGATCCGATAAAGCCGTTCAACATTGTTGTCAGAAGGCAGGTGGCGGATTTCAACAGCAAGAAAAAGCAGGTCGATGCAGGAAATATTGACGATATTGATCTCGGAAGATATTTCAATTTTAATAACCACAGTGTTTTTTCAACTTTATCCGCTACTTCAAGCATTAATGACCTGATTAAAAAAGCATCGGAAGACCGTTTCCCTGCCGTCGGAATGGTAGACCTCGGAAATATGATGGGCGCCTTCAAGTTTGTGTCTGCAGTAGAGGGTGCCAACAGTGACCGGGTAAAAAAACACAAGGAATATCTATCCAAAAAACAGGAAGCTGAGGAAAAAGGGGAGCCGTTCAGTGAACAGGAACCGGTTTCAGAACCTTTGATTCCCGTGGTAGGCTGTGAATTTTATATTTCAGACCGTTACGAGCAGAAACAGTTTACCAAAGACGATCCCGACAGAAGGACACAGGTGGTTTTGCTGGCGAAAGATTTCAACGGATATAAGAACCTGGCAAAGCTTTCAAGTATCGGGTTCTTAAAAGGCTTCTACTTCGGTGTTCCGAGGATAAGCCGCGACGTGATTGCCCAGTATAAGGAAGGGATTATTGCATTGACGTCAGGAATCCACGGGGATATCCCGGATGCTGTTTTAAATACCGGTGAGCAGAAAGGGGAGGAGCTTTTCAGATGGTGGAAAGAAACTTTTGAAGATGATTTCTATGTTCAGATACAAAATCATAAGCTTCCTGAAGAAGAACACTTAAATGATGTCCTGCTTCATTTTGCTGATAAGTATAACGTGAAGATCCTGGCGCAGAACGAGACTTTTTATACCAATAAGGATGATTCCAACATACAGGATATTGTAAGCTGTATCAAAGACGGTGAAAAGCTGACAACCCCTGTCGGAAAAGGGTTCGGCAAAAGAAGGGGCCTTGCGACAGGAGAATACTATATTAAAAGTTCAGATGAGATAAAAGAGACGTTTTTAGCATATCCTGACGCCTTTGAAGCCTATGATGAATTTACGGCGAAATTTAAACCATATACGTTAAAGCGGGATGTTTTGCTTCCTAAGTTTGATATTCCGGAAGAATTTATCCATGCTGAAGATGATGCTGACGGCGGGAAACGCGGCGAAATGGCCTATCTTACCTATCTTACGTACGAAGGTGCGAAAAAAAGATATGTTGCTACCGGGATTACCGCAGAAATTAAAGAACGTCTTGATTTTGAACTGGAAGTTATTGCCAATACAGGATACCCGGGGTACTTCCTCATTGTTCAGGATTTCTGTAACGAAGCCCGGAAAATGGGAGTCTGGGTAGGTCCCGGAAGGGGTTCTGCCGCAGGTTCCGCAGTAGCTTACTGTATCGGGATTACCAATGTAGACCCGATTAAATATGATCTCCTTTTTGAGCGGTTCCTGAATCCGGAAAGGGTTTCCATGCCCGATATTGATATCGACTTTGACGATGAAGGAAGGGATAAGATTATTAAATGGGTAGTGGATAAATATGGTAAAAACCAGGTAGCGCAGATTATAACGTACTCTGTACTGGGTGGAAAATCTGCCATTAAAGACGCCGGAAGGGTTCTCGACCTCCCGATTCCTGACACAAACAATATTGCCAAGCTGATTCCTTCCACACCGGGAATGAATATTGCGAAAGCACTGTCGAAATACGATAAATTGAGGCCGGAAGACCAGATGCTGGTCGACGAAATGAGATCGGTGCTCGACAGTCCTTCAGATCCCCGTCATGACGTTCTGGCAAGTGCGAAGAAAATGGAAGGCTGCATCCGGAATACCGGGATCCACGCCTGCGGGGTTATTATTACGCCCGAAGATGTGAGTAACCTGGTTCCCGTAACCATCGCAGCAAAAGATGCAGATATCCTTGTTTCGCAGTTTGATAACTCAGTGGCGGAAAGTGCCGGTCTCCTTAAAATGGATTTCCTGGGGCTAAGGACGCTGACCATCATTAAGGATGCACTGAAACTGGTTAAACAAAGACACGGAATTGATATTGACCCTGATGAAATAGGGCTTGAAGATACGAAGACCTATCAGCTGTTTAAGGAGGGAAGGACCATCGGGATTTTCCAGTATGAAAGTCCGGGAATGCAGAAATACATGAGAGAGCTTAAACCAACTGTTTTTGCCGATCTTATTGCCATGAATGCACTGTACCGTCCGGGCCCGATTAAATACATCCCTAACTTTATCAACAGGAAACACGGGATTGAGGAAATTGTATACGATTTGCCGGAAACCGAGGAATACTTAAAAGAAACCTACGGAATTACCGTTTATCAGGAGCAGGTAATGCTTCTTTCCCAGAAGCTGGCCAACTTTACAAAAGGGGAAGCCGATACGCTTAGAAAAGCGATGGGGAAAAAGCAGATTGACGTTCTGAATAAAATGTACCCTAAATTTATTGAAGGAGGACGGAAAAATAACCTGAACGAAGAACGACTAGAAAAAATCTGGAATGACTGGAAAGCCTTTGCAGAATATGCTTTCAACAAATCACACTCCACCTGTTATGCGCTGATTGCATATCAGACCGCTTTCCTGAAAGCCAATTATCCGGCAGAATATATGGCCAGTGTAATGAGCAACAACATTAACAATACCGAATCCATCACCATGTTTATGGAAGACTGTAAAAGTATCGGGGTGGATGTTCTGGGACCGGATGTGAACGAGTCCCAATATAAATTCTCCGTAAATGAAAAAGGACAGATCCGTTTCGGCCTCGGGGCTATTAAAGGAATCGGAGAGGGCCCGAGTGAAGCGATTACCCGGGAAAGGGCGAACGGAAGGTTTAAAAATATTTATGATTTCTTTGAGCGCATTCTGCCTTCACAGATGAATAAGAGGGTGGCGGAAAGTTTGGTACTGGCAGGCGCTTTTGATGAACTTGATAAATTCCACAGAGGCCAGTATTTTGATATTGACATGGCGGGAAGAACCAATCTGGAACGGCTCATCAGATACGGGCAGAGCTTTCAGGAAAGCAGGCATGAGATGGAAAATTCGCTCTTCGCAGACTTTGCGGATGAGGTTCAGATCGAACAGCCGAAGTTACCCCCTTGCCCGGAATGGCCCAATATGCAAAAGCTGAATAAAGAAAAAGAAATTATTGGGTTTTATCTTTCTGCACATCCGCTGGATGAATTCAGGTATCATTTCAGGTTTATGCAGGGGCAGCTTTCTAAAAAGTCAGTCCTTGAGAAAGAAGAAGAAGTAAAGCCCGTAACGGATGAAGCGCCGGTTCTTGAGCAGGAAACGCCTGAAGATGCAGCAGACCTGGTGGAAATTGTTTCCGATGAATTGCTGACGGGTGAGGAAATCATTGAAGAAGTAACCAAAAAAGCAGAGCCGAAAGGCGTGTTCCAGTTCCTGAACCTGGATGAGGTGGATGCCTATAAAGAGCAGGCTTTTGCCAATAAGCAGGAAGAGCTTTTTGAGGAAAAGAAAAAAGACTGGAAAACCATACAGAAAGAACGTGAAAACGGCGGTGGCGGAAAAGAATACACCGTTGCCGGCCTGATTACGGAATACGTAGTGAAAGACGGTTTCAGAAGCGGTGAGAAAGTAGCTTTTGTAACCCTGGAAGACTATTCCGGGTCTTATTCTTTCAGGTTGGGGGACCGGGATTATATGAAGCTGAAGGAAAAGCTTGAAGTCCAGCGGTTCGTTATTTTTAAGATCAAGTTTGCCCAGGTAAAAGACGGTCGGGTTTTCGTAAATGTGAACGAAGTAATTGAACTTCAGGAAGCATTTGAAAGATTTGCAAAAAGCATCTCTCTGGTAATGGACGTGATGGATTTCAGGCCGGAAGACCTTGGCTTTTTCAGGAAAGTTCTGGAGAAAAATCAGGGGAACCAGAAAATAAAATTCTATATCAAACATATGGATGATGATTCTCAGGTTGAGCACCTGGAAGTCCAGTCGATGAAACATTCGGTTGATCTCAATGGAGACCTTATCAAAGAGATTCAGCTGCTCAACAAATATGAGTTCTACCTGAATTAA
- a CDS encoding GEVED domain-containing protein gives MKKILSVGLFSLALSAYAQSYCVPEFASGCAYGDQINSFTIPGAGFSHLDTGCSSGSYGDYTSQTINLNAGVNYPFTVTHNFSTQNVKMWIDFNNDGTFDETTELVASGSSVSGSVIATDGTITIPATAPLGVHRMRLADRYSSQPIPCNTDGYGEAHDYTVNIGAVPSCLAPTGVSVTGVADTTATLSWTAPSVAVGTGYEYYLSTSNTSPVSTTAATGSVASPAVSKSLTGLSPITTYYVWVRSVCTATDKSGWSSSATFTTSCSVIVPSYTFDFADGTNDCWSRADSGTPATTPSGTTSNWNDDGFLNNGYDGAVKLNIYTSIFSPTAFNAWLITPAFNLSAGGYRVKFDYGLTEYGNTTPGNLGSDDLVQFVVSQDGGTTWTVLQTWDTNTSPSNNSNQYVFNLTGYNSANTRFGFYGTNGNVADASDVEFFVDNFVVEQNVLSTNETVAAKNSVKVYPNPFSDVLNISDAADVKNVLVTDVSGRLIKTLANPGSAIQLGDLKQGIYLITLEMKNGSRQTVKSIKK, from the coding sequence ATGAAAAAAATTTTATCAGTTGGTCTTTTTTCTTTAGCACTTTCAGCATATGCACAGTCTTACTGTGTTCCTGAGTTTGCCAGCGGCTGTGCCTACGGGGACCAGATTAACAGTTTTACTATTCCGGGAGCTGGGTTCAGTCATCTGGATACAGGCTGTTCTTCCGGATCATACGGTGATTATACTTCGCAGACCATCAATCTGAATGCAGGTGTTAACTATCCGTTTACCGTAACACATAATTTTTCAACCCAGAATGTAAAGATGTGGATTGATTTCAATAATGACGGAACCTTCGATGAAACTACCGAATTGGTAGCATCCGGCAGCAGCGTTTCCGGGTCTGTAATCGCTACGGATGGTACAATTACAATTCCTGCAACCGCACCGTTAGGTGTACACAGGATGCGTTTGGCAGACAGGTACAGTTCACAGCCCATCCCGTGTAACACAGACGGATATGGGGAAGCCCATGATTATACCGTGAATATCGGTGCGGTACCCAGCTGCCTGGCGCCGACCGGCGTGTCAGTTACAGGCGTAGCGGATACCACCGCTACCTTATCATGGACAGCTCCTTCGGTTGCCGTAGGGACAGGATATGAATATTATCTTTCCACCAGCAATACGTCACCGGTAAGTACTACTGCAGCTACAGGGTCTGTAGCAAGTCCTGCGGTCAGCAAGTCGCTCACCGGTTTATCACCTATTACTACGTATTATGTATGGGTAAGATCGGTATGTACCGCAACTGATAAAAGTGGATGGTCTTCTTCTGCAACATTTACCACATCGTGTTCTGTCATAGTACCTAGCTATACTTTTGATTTTGCTGACGGTACCAACGATTGCTGGAGCAGAGCTGACAGCGGCACGCCTGCTACAACACCTTCGGGAACAACTTCCAACTGGAATGATGACGGGTTTTTAAATAACGGGTATGACGGGGCTGTTAAACTGAATATTTATACAAGCATTTTCTCTCCTACTGCTTTCAATGCATGGCTGATTACACCTGCTTTTAATCTTTCTGCAGGAGGATACCGTGTGAAATTCGACTATGGCCTTACTGAATATGGCAATACAACACCGGGCAACCTGGGGTCAGATGACCTGGTTCAGTTTGTGGTTTCACAGGATGGCGGAACTACATGGACGGTCCTTCAGACCTGGGATACCAATACATCGCCTTCAAACAATTCAAACCAATATGTATTCAATCTTACAGGATATAACAGTGCCAACACCAGGTTTGGATTTTACGGGACAAACGGCAACGTTGCCGATGCAAGCGATGTAGAATTCTTTGTAGACAATTTTGTAGTTGAACAGAATGTTTTATCGACAAATGAAACCGTAGCAGCTAAAAACTCTGTTAAAGTATATCCAAATCCATTCTCTGACGTATTGAATATTTCTGATGCAGCAGATGTGAAAAATGTTCTGGTAACGGATGTTTCCGGCAGATTGATCAAAACACTTGCAAATCCGGGCTCAGCAATTCAGCTTGGAGACCTGAAACAAGGGATCTACCTGATCACTTTAGAAATGAAAAACGGGTCAAGGCAAACGGTAAAATCAATCAAAAAATAA
- a CDS encoding fibronectin type III domain-containing protein, translated as MTKNYRILNNREYPVFNTQDSRAIKDTPGATGTRQKSWLKGMLVAAALLATGSSALAQTNVAAYSFAKGTGAPYTSITGGTKVFPTGTGTSYDNEVSAAIALPSPFTFGGVAVSSIYISANGYIAFGVAPAGTNYTPLSTLGSTTGAVAAFGQDGASSTVAGAAPEVRYQDLGTEFVVQYQDHADYSNRSNEKLNFQIRLVYATGEVKIVYGACTDPGTSLSTYSPQVGIRGNSVVYATNVSPLMIGNVPAGTTCDWSKAVTGNANSSTMLFTAATNVNVKIPNGLTYIWTPGTQLPVRTFAATNAITNTAATVSWTAPTGATVYNVQYRALGSCDWTDFSGNPVSATTASLTGLIQNTTYQVQVQALNGNAVSTYSHIPNLAGTGNGYTTAGSFTTQANCASTVTGLTSSALTPDTATISWTASTTAPGNGYEYYYSTSSTAPLNTTTPSGATAAGVVTANLTGLTPSTTYYYWVRGNCNGTDKGVWSSSANFATLSTCPTVSLPAANATGVSTTPTITWTAVNGVTGYRLRVGTTAGGTDIANNIDLGNVTSYTFPSALNTSTKYYYAVSGYTSNVSSVACSERNFTTVCGVENAPTMVQAFSSFLPVCWTAAKGDVAASSTLVYGTSKWSAEAGFGNTGTNAAVRINLYGTNTGDWLVSQPINLGSTPGAYRVKYRMAVTGYLSTTSQTTLGTHLLRIIISTDGGTTWSNANVLKTYTGAGTYSNTGQTETINLTGYSGNIKIAFVGTTSSTSPDIDFHIDDFSVEAIPSCAEPTALAAGNVTTTSADIAWTAPVTAPGNGYELYYSTSNTAPASSTTPTITGITATSQSLSGLSPASTYYVWVRSKCSTTETSAWSNAFSFATACGSLTTLNENFDSSNVGSLPACWTSIGTTASYGAINASTAISSPNALYIYTSGTSTGMVATPEISNLQSGNYTLKFKGRANFTAGGIVQIGYLTNPSDTSTFVVLGTYTSTSTTVIDNYSLDITGVPAGVNKLVFKHTGTPSNSVLIDDVSYALNQSLSTTETSVTRNSIKVYPNPFSDVLNISDISNVKNVLVTDISGRLVKTIAAPSSALHLEELKQGMYLVTLEMKDGSRQTVKVIKK; from the coding sequence ATGACGAAAAACTACAGGATTTTGAATAATCGGGAATACCCGGTTTTCAATACCCAGGATAGCCGGGCAATAAAGGATACGCCGGGAGCTACGGGTACGAGACAAAAAAGCTGGCTTAAAGGCATGCTTGTGGCTGCAGCTTTACTGGCAACAGGCAGCAGTGCGCTGGCACAGACCAACGTTGCAGCCTATTCTTTTGCCAAAGGCACAGGAGCACCTTATACTTCAATTACAGGAGGAACGAAAGTATTTCCTACAGGAACCGGAACTTCCTATGATAATGAAGTTTCAGCTGCTATTGCCTTGCCTTCACCTTTTACTTTTGGCGGGGTTGCAGTTAGCAGTATCTACATAAGCGCAAATGGATATATAGCATTTGGTGTCGCACCTGCTGGAACGAATTATACACCGCTGTCTACTTTGGGGAGTACCACGGGAGCTGTTGCTGCTTTCGGACAGGATGGGGCTTCGTCTACAGTTGCCGGGGCAGCTCCGGAAGTCAGGTACCAGGATCTGGGAACTGAATTTGTTGTCCAGTATCAGGATCACGCTGATTATTCTAATAGAAGTAATGAAAAATTAAATTTTCAGATCCGATTGGTTTATGCTACCGGTGAGGTAAAAATTGTATATGGAGCCTGTACAGATCCTGGTACTAGTTTATCCACGTATAGCCCTCAAGTAGGAATAAGAGGGAACAGTGTAGTTTATGCAACCAATGTAAGTCCGTTAATGATTGGCAATGTACCGGCAGGAACGACTTGTGATTGGTCTAAAGCCGTAACAGGAAATGCGAATTCAAGCACAATGCTTTTCACTGCTGCCACCAACGTAAATGTTAAAATTCCAAACGGACTAACATACATATGGACTCCAGGTACCCAGCTGCCGGTAAGGACTTTCGCTGCTACCAATGCAATCACCAATACAGCAGCAACGGTAAGCTGGACAGCACCGACAGGAGCAACGGTTTACAATGTTCAGTACAGGGCGCTTGGAAGCTGTGACTGGACTGACTTCAGCGGGAATCCTGTATCTGCAACTACGGCTTCACTTACCGGTCTGATCCAAAATACAACCTATCAGGTCCAGGTTCAGGCTTTAAATGGTAATGCGGTGTCAACATATTCCCACATTCCAAACTTGGCAGGGACAGGTAACGGATATACTACCGCAGGTTCCTTTACAACACAGGCTAACTGTGCCAGTACGGTGACAGGGCTTACTTCTTCGGCATTGACTCCGGATACGGCAACCATCAGCTGGACTGCTTCTACAACGGCACCGGGTAACGGATATGAATATTATTACAGTACCTCGTCTACAGCACCTTTAAATACCACAACTCCTTCAGGGGCAACTGCTGCCGGTGTGGTTACGGCTAACTTAACAGGATTGACTCCGTCCACTACTTATTATTATTGGGTACGAGGAAACTGTAACGGAACTGATAAAGGGGTTTGGTCCAGTTCTGCTAATTTTGCGACACTTTCCACATGTCCTACCGTATCACTTCCTGCAGCAAACGCTACAGGTGTGAGCACAACGCCAACAATAACATGGACAGCGGTTAACGGAGTTACCGGATACAGACTGAGAGTAGGAACTACAGCGGGCGGAACAGATATTGCGAACAATATTGATCTTGGGAATGTAACCTCTTACACTTTCCCTTCTGCACTTAATACATCCACCAAATACTATTATGCAGTTAGCGGATATACTTCAAACGTATCTTCAGTGGCTTGCAGCGAAAGAAACTTCACTACCGTTTGCGGGGTAGAAAATGCACCAACGATGGTCCAGGCTTTTTCTTCCTTCCTGCCGGTATGCTGGACTGCAGCTAAAGGAGATGTAGCTGCTTCATCCACATTAGTATACGGTACCAGTAAATGGTCTGCTGAAGCAGGTTTTGGAAATACCGGAACTAACGCTGCAGTAAGAATCAACCTGTACGGAACAAATACAGGTGACTGGTTGGTTTCTCAGCCAATAAACCTGGGAAGTACTCCAGGTGCATACAGAGTGAAGTATAGAATGGCTGTAACAGGTTATTTGTCTACTACTTCACAAACTACGCTAGGAACGCACCTTCTCAGAATAATTATTTCTACGGACGGAGGAACGACATGGAGTAATGCAAATGTATTGAAAACATACACCGGTGCAGGAACATATTCCAATACAGGACAGACCGAGACGATAAATCTTACAGGATATTCAGGAAATATTAAAATAGCTTTTGTAGGAACTACAAGTTCTACTTCGCCTGATATCGATTTCCATATTGATGATTTTTCCGTGGAAGCGATTCCTTCATGTGCAGAGCCTACTGCATTGGCAGCTGGTAATGTAACAACCACCAGTGCCGATATTGCATGGACTGCTCCTGTAACCGCACCGGGTAATGGATATGAACTGTATTACAGTACCTCAAATACAGCTCCTGCAAGTTCTACTACTCCGACTATAACGGGTATCACAGCAACTTCACAGTCATTAAGCGGTCTTTCTCCTGCATCAACATATTATGTATGGGTAAGATCAAAATGTAGTACTACAGAGACAAGTGCCTGGTCAAATGCATTTAGTTTTGCTACAGCGTGCGGTTCGTTAACTACATTAAATGAAAACTTTGATTCATCCAATGTAGGAAGTCTTCCTGCCTGCTGGACCAGTATCGGAACTACCGCAAGTTACGGAGCAATTAATGCAAGTACGGCTATCAGCTCACCAAATGCATTATACATCTATACCAGCGGAACTTCTACCGGAATGGTGGCTACACCGGAAATCTCCAACTTACAATCCGGCAACTATACCCTTAAATTCAAGGGAAGAGCTAATTTTACTGCCGGAGGAATCGTACAGATCGGATATTTAACAAATCCTTCTGATACTTCAACGTTTGTGGTTTTAGGAACTTATACTTCTACGAGTACAACTGTCATTGATAACTACTCATTGGATATTACAGGAGTTCCTGCGGGAGTAAATAAACTGGTATTCAAACATACCGGAACACCTTCCAACAGTGTTTTGATTGATGATGTAAGCTATGCGCTGAATCAGTCATTATCAACAACTGAAACTTCTGTTACCAGAAACAGTATAAAAGTATACCCTAACCCATTCTCTGATGTATTGAACATTTCAGATATCAGCAATGTTAAAAATGTATTGGTAACTGACATTTCAGGAAGATTGGTTAAAACAATTGCAGCTCCTTCTTCGGCTCTTCATTTGGAAGAACTTAAGCAGGGAATGTATTTAGTGACTTTAGAAATGAAAGACGGTTCAAGACAGACTGTTAAGGTAATTAAAAAGTAA